The Flavobacterium sp. CBA20B-1 genome includes the window GTTTAATACTCTTGTGCTTTCAATGCGCGATGACAAGATTGCTGCTTTATTTTCAGGCGTGTATCTGCAATCAACCGATTTTCCTGCTAAATTTATCAACACATCGGCGTTTTCTAATACCTTTTCCCAACCGGTAAGCGACTTCGCATTCCAATGAACATATGCTATATTATTTTTCTGTTCTGATCTGCCTCGCGTAAGCACAATAATTTCCTGATACGATTCTTTAAAAAAATCTATTAATACGGTTCCTAAAAAACCGGTTCCTGCTGCAATGACCATCTTTTTCATATCTTCTTTCATTTAGAATTCATTATTAGGACGACTGTAAATCAATACTGATAAATACACTGCCAAACAAGGCGGAATACTGAACAACAAATATGCAAAGCTATCTTTAAGATTTAATTCACTGCCTATAAACCATAGTGCGAAATACACAACCACCGCGGCAATATAGATCTGATAATTGCTGTTTTTTGGAAATCGTATCATAAGAAAAAGCCCTAACACAACTTGTACAAAACCCGTGAACATTGTAGAAAGTAATGCATACATGGCGAATCCTCCATCCCTAAAAATCACTTCCATTAAAAGAAGCACCAACGGCGTTCCTATTGCTATGGTATTTATAATTTTTATTGCTTTCATAATTTATATTATTTTAAAGTTTCAGAAATATTTGAAAGTTTTGTTTAAAAAAATTTGATCGATTTTATTTCATAATTTTAACCACCAACTTTGCCAACCAATTGTCTTTATATTCAGTCATTTTGTCTAATACGTTATCGGCTTTCAATACAAAATCATACAATTTACCGGTTTGTTCCACAAAGTGTTGTTCTTCTTCTGATGTATTCGTTTTGATAGTAGATACTTCTTTTAAAACTTTTAAAGCTGGTTTCACTTCCCTTTTGCTGCGCTCCTTTGCAATTTTCACTGCCAATTCGTCTAAATCTTTTTCGGCAACGAAAAACTCTTTGCGCTCGCCTGCTTTGTATTCTTTGTAAACAATGCCCCAATCCATTAAAGCTCGTAAATTCATCGATGCATTTCCGCGC containing:
- a CDS encoding GbsR/MarR family transcriptional regulator, producing the protein MEFKEAKNKFVQSWGALGSQWGINKTMAQIHALLMISTEAVSMEDIMEELQISRGNASMNLRALMDWGIVYKEYKAGERKEFFVAEKDLDELAVKIAKERSKREVKPALKVLKEVSTIKTNTSEEEQHFVEQTGKLYDFVLKADNVLDKMTEYKDNWLAKLVVKIMK